The following are encoded in a window of Glandiceps talaboti chromosome 5, keGlaTala1.1, whole genome shotgun sequence genomic DNA:
- the LOC144435704 gene encoding beta-1,4 N-acetylgalactosaminyltransferase 1-like — MKTTTVFILFTATGLISIAIVFSGIGCHSDDDTSVEDREPHDRHARENTVYTSLKLSMDEALRKTGEEFRKMMKIGGFGCDCPKNLKHGPLTGTARERQRKEYMEWARRNRFNKEPIAVCQSLSPISYIGSGTTLETLESVRLVGLRIHPDVTALLGENYEKADFSLKFKSRSFFGTLYVALGGENLPGVKIEGNGTYELEISAGNNIDFLNVFLEHIVYNNTRYTIKARDVIDVSFLNFEVSINLLIRRSVMPILYDSAAKENICQKVTVATKTFERYEAVNKLVQSVNKFYPNMTIVIADDSRKPETIHGQHVKQYTMPFAEGLNAGKNLVLSQIRTKYFLWVDDDFVFTGKTKLELMLQKLESSTAELDLVAGMIQDRNGHVRPCGKENCWRTLKYDQGIDGNCVYKGKSWRHRTLEEFPNCQVLDLVTDFWMAKTHAVRKAGGFDIEFERIGHREFFVDTIGQLHIAQCDDVSILHAPITNKNYEKYRRMEIDPSEKQRYVDHLLFKNNLQCFESWFPKLISNTLLEKKKRT; from the coding sequence ATGAAAACTACAACTGTGTTTATCCTCTTCACTGCCACTGGACTCATTTCCATAGCAATAGTGTTCAGTGGCATCGGTTGCCATAGTGATGATGACACATCAGTGGAAGATAGGGAACCTCACGACCGCCATGCACGAGAAAACACCGTTTATACATCCTTAAAATTATCTATGGACGAGGCATTGCGAAAAACAGGAGAAGAGTTTAGAAAGATGATGAAGATAGGTGGTTTTGGGTGTGACTGTCCCAAGAATTTAAAACATGGTCCTTTAACTGGAACAGCGAGAGAAAGACAGAGGAAGGAATATATGGAATGGGCAAGGAGGAACAGATTTAACAAGGAACCAATCGCAGTCTGCCAATCACTATCACCTATTAGTTACATAGGAAGTGGTACAACTTTAGAGACGTTAGAGTCTGTGCGATTGGTTGGTTTGCGTATCCATCCTGACGTCACGGCCCTGCTTggtgaaaattatgaaaaagcGGACTTCTCGCTGAAATTCAAATCAAGATCGTTTTTCGGTACTTTGTATGTAGCTCTGGGAGGAGAGAATCTGCCAGGTGTGAAAATAGAAGGCAATGGTACGTACGAGTTGGAAATTAGTGCAGGCAATAACATCGATTTTCTCAACGTGTTTCTTGAACATATTGTCTATAATAACACGCGATATACGATAAAGGCAAGAGATGTTATTGACGTATCGTTCTTGAATTTcgaagtgtcaatcaacttaCTAATTCGTCGCTCTGTGATGCCGATATTGTACGATAGTGCTGCCAAAGAAAACATTTGTCAAAAAGTCACTGTTGCGACGAAAACTTTTGAACgttatgaagctgtcaacaaactCGTCCAAAGCGTTAATAAATTTTATCCGAATATGACGATAGTGATCGCAGACGATTCTAGAAAGCCAGAAACCATTCATGGTCAACACGTGAAGCAATATACAATGCCTTTTGCAGAGGGCTTAAATGCTGGCAAAAATTTGGTCCTCAGTCAGATTCGGACCAAGTACTTCCTCTGGGTTGACGATGATTTCGTGTTTACAGGAAAGACAAAGCTGGAATTGATGTTACAAAAATTGGAGTCCTCTACTGCTGAGTTGGATCTAGTTGCTGGTATGATACAGGATAGAAACGGTCACGTGAGACCGTGTGGGAAAGAGAACTGCTGGAGAACTTTGAAATACGACCAGGGTATTGACGGCAACTGTGTTTACAAGGGAAAGTCCTGGCGACACCGAACGTTAGAAGAGTTTCCGAACTGCCAGGTCTTAGATCTCGTTACAGACTTCTGGATGGCCAAGACACACGCCGTCCGTAAAGCTGGTGGCTTCGACATCGAGTTTGAACGAATCGGTCATCGTGAATTCTTCGTGGACACCATCGGTCAACTTCACATTGCTCAGTGTGACGATGTGTCAATTCTACACGCTCCAATTACGAACAAGAACTACGAAAAATACCGACGTATGGAGATTGATCCGTCCGAAAAACAAAGATACGTAGATCACCTCCTCTTTAAGAATAATTTACAGTGCTTTGAATCGTGGTTTCCAAAACTCATTTCAAATACACTTTTAGAAAAGAAGAAGCGCACATAG
- the LOC144435708 gene encoding late histone H2A.3, gonadal-like, producing MSGRGKGGKGKRGKAKSRSARAGLQFPVGRVHRFLRKGNYANRVGAGAPVYLAAVMEYLAAEILELAGNAARDNKRTRIIPRHLQLAVRNDEELNRLLGGVTIAQGGILPNIQAVLLPKKSKK from the coding sequence ATGTCTGGACGTGGAAAAGGTGGCAAAGGCAAGCGTGGCAAGGCAAAGAGCCGTTCAGCTCGTGCAGGTTTGCAGTTTCCAGTTGGCCGTGTTCATCGTTTCCTAAGGAAGGGCAACTATGCTAACCGTGTCGGCGCTGGTGCTCCAGTCTATCTCGCTGCCGTCATGGAATATCTAGCTGCCGAAATCCTAGAGCTTGCAGGCAACGCAGCCCGTGACAACAAGAGAACCAGGATCATCCCCCGTCACTTGCAGTTAGCAGTAAGAAACGACGAAGAGCTGAACAGACTTTTGGGTGGTGTAACTATTGCCCAGGGTGGTATATTGCCAAACATCCAGGCAGTACTCTTGCCAAAGAAAAGCAAGAAGTAA